In Acropora palmata chromosome 7, jaAcrPala1.3, whole genome shotgun sequence, one genomic interval encodes:
- the LOC141886002 gene encoding apolipoprotein L3-like → MTEKVNDHSTLARLDNSDGGSENKDSLVINQITEQFEQLRMLRMDLINDFVRWIPIRQRTMEQLEELATKLHEHHRNVNISTITGASMGTLGGALSIAGLIAAPFTFGAGLIVSLVGAGIGGAGGLVMSGSKVVEIILEKLGLKDVQAAIKEDHDACTKLQQQLDCLEDFISELAQFLKPLHDDAILLRELEGTGFDFLRERIISDDIGSSTEERVDIGAKFFRTVTAAATITTSAVATAGAVARSAALAGTRAAHVAGSVISAALIPLDITLLVKSSLELHRGSTSSAVEEIRQRINDLKCPDVEEIKGLVESFIDEKFTEAYNKMDDETNEENYIDVDLEDNSDDNNYEIKIEDSEERRETDRERLWPK, encoded by the coding sequence TAAATGATCATTCAACGTTGGCAAGACTTGACAACAGTGACGGTGGATCGGAAAATAAAGACTCGCTTGTTATCAACCAAATTACGGAACAATTCGAACAGCTGCGTATGTTAAGAATGGACTTAATAAACGACTTTGTTCGTTGGATTCCAATCAGACAGCGAACCATGGAACAGTTAGAAGAACTTGCGACAAAACTACACGAACATCACAGGAATGTGAACATTTCAACCATCACTGGAGCGTCAATGGGAACCTTGGGTGGTGCTCTATCGATAGCGGGCCTCATCGCTGCCCCTTTCACATTTGGTGCTGGGTTAATTGTCTCCCTTGTTGGAGCCGGGATTGGTGGAGCGGGAGGTCTCGTGATGTCTGGTTCTAAGGTCGTTGAAATCATCTTGGAAAAGCTTGGTCTCAAAGATGTTCAGGCTGCGATAAAAGAAGACCACGACGCTTGTACTAAACTGCAGCAACAATTAGACTGTCTGGAGGATTTCATCTCCGAGTTAGCACAGTTTCTGAAGCCGTTACATGATGACGCCATACTACTCAGGGAATTGGAAGGGACTGGGTTCGATTTCCTGCGTGAACGCATAATCTCTGACGACATAGGTTCATCAACGGAAGAGAGAGTAGACATTGGTGCCAAGTTCTTCCGAACCGTCACTGCTGCTGCCACAATAACAACCTCAGCTGTCGCAACAGCAGGAGCCGTTGCACGTAGCGCCGCCCTAGCTGGGACGCGCGCTGCACACGTCGCGGGTTCTGTCATAAGCGCAGCACTCATTCCTTTAGATATTACGCTTTTGGTGAAGTCCTCTTTGGAACTTCATCGTGGATCCACTTCTTCGGCTGTTGAAGAAATCAGACAAAGAATAAATGATCTGAAATGCCCGGATGTAGAGGAAATAAAAGGTTTGGTTGAAAGTTTTATTGATGAGAAGTTTACTGAGGCATACAACAAGATGGATGACGAGACAAACGAAGAAAACTATATTGATGTTGATTTAGAGGACAACTCTGATGACAACAATTATGAAATCAAGATCGAAGACAGTGAGGAACGGCGGGAAACTGATAGAGAAAGACTGTGGCCAAAATGA